The region GTATGCAAACGGAACAACGTGGGGACTGTGTGGTTTCAAGTGTTCCACGTATTGGCCTTCATTCTTTCAGCAAACCCACTTTTCAAATCAAAAGACAGgaggattttctttgttttgttttgatgaaacGTCATCCGAGAGTTTCTTCTCTGTGAATCTTTCCACGCTGTTAGGACATTGCGATGTGTCAAAAATGGTTTTCGAAAAACAGCCGTCTTTCCATCTTTAACTGAGGAAAACGCAAGGTGGGCTGCGAAAAGTCTGAGACCAAGAATGCTCACAAATCAAAAGACAGAACACAAATGAGGATGTGAAACCAAAGTGGTATAAAAAGCTATGGAACCTCCACTGGGTGCTATGGACTGCATGGCAAAAGAGGACAGATGAAAGTGCCGGGAGATGAGTGTCGATGGAAAGGATCTGACAAAATGTGGAGGTTGTCAAGGTTACATGGATTTCTTTTCTGAGGTATTCTGtgttgtaaatttttttttttcatcttctttacATTTTTGCACACCAAGAAACACCAAGATGGAAAACATTATCaaagactgaaagaaagaacaaactcAGCCTTGCTTTCCCAAACCAAGATTGAGTCAAAGTGCTCGTTTTGTCGTTTTTTTTACGAGCAGCTTTACTTAATTTTGACATTTGGAAAGACAACAGTCCAAGTCTTACAAGTTAGATCTCCAGAGGACCAACGAGGTGGACCATTAAGTGAGCTCCATATGAGCCTCCCCTGCTAAGAGTTATTCATATTTACAATCCTTGCTGTTTATAAAGCACTGAAAAAGTATTTGGCTGAAAATAATGTACAGAAtcagtcaaaaataataaaaaaaaggcttttcaaAGACCCTTTTAAGTGATGCTCTGGCTTTCATGAGTCAACTTCAGCCAGTTGAGTGTGAGGTGTTCCACAAAAGAGTTTCCGAACAGTTTCTGTTTGGCAGTAGGAATCGTCTGCATGACATTTAATCTTATGTACTGTTTGACAGAATATTTATCTCACCTGCCAAACTTCCTGGCTAGGACCGAACTCCGATATCCGCTCACCGAGTGCTGGTCTGTCTGACCTGACTATCGATCGTGTTCATGAGCCAGTGTTGCTCCTCAGCTCGACTATAAATACACTGGCTGCTGAGGTTATCTGCATGTAGAGTAGGCTTCACAACTGAAAGGTAACAGAGAAGGTACGTGGTCGTCCAAGACACCAAAGTTCAAATTCAGAAGACGACATAACTCGAAAGACGGCAAAAAGAAGCTACAAGAGGATCACGGCAATGCACTGGCAATTTCAGCAAAACACAACCCTGCTCattagctgatttttttttcttgtttttccatttttaaacacagaaactaAAAGTCAAGCCCGAGCCCATTACCctgaaacatcaaaacaagaGATCAGATATATCATACAACATTAATGTCCAAACCTTTAAAATATTGAGTCTCTTTTGTGGAGAGAGTTCATGAAATTTTCACCATGGCTGAAACATTAACCAACTGCCAAACATTCTGTATGTATGTAgtatgttactgtgtgttttttttttcttttcttctagAAACAGTTCTTAATATTGCAGAGGATAATGACCTCCCTTGTTACTGAAAGAACCTCAAGCCCTGTTTTAAAAACTCTAAATCTGCAAGTTCCTGATCAGAAGAGAGCGTGGCAAAGCCTCTGTgaaaagataaaagagaaagggggggaaaaaaaaatggcggAGGCCCGGAGGGCTCCGGGTTGTGGATACAACCTCGAGAGGTGGCAGTGAGGTTTATGAAAAGGTCTGATGAGAAGTGAAGGACCTAGGGCTGCCCAGGAACACCCCATCTCTCCTGGGATAAATGAAGGCCTGTCAGCCCCACGGTGCTCACGCTCCACTGACCAAGGATGCTGAGAGGATGACACATGCTTAAGGGGCAAAGGTGAAGGGAAAGGGAAGGAAGGGGTTTATGATTTTTCATCAAAGAAAGTGACAATAAAATCAAACGTTTACAGAGGCGTGGAAGGGATGCACGGCCCTACCCGGCCACCCATAGCACTGCACCAGCATCACAGTGCATCTCTGGAAACTTCACACTTTTGAGTGACAAGACAATCAACATCTGACACCtttctgagaggaaaaacaagaagaggagACTGCGATGGTCAGCAAACAATCAGAGGATACTGTCTTGGAGGACTGCCAGCAGGAGGCCTGACAAATCACCCAGCTAACTCTCCGCAGCATTTTGCTTTCATCAAAACTCTCTCAAAACTCTGAGCCAGCCGACCGGACCTCAAGTCCAGTCTGTAAGACTCAGACACGCCACTATCCTTTAGTTTCCAAATCAATTTTGTGCAACTGTCTGACTCCTGAAGCAGCCAGCACCTGAAAAGATCCCTGGGGGCAAGTCCTCATGACAGACTGAGGTAGCAGAGACAACCGAGACAAGCAAAGAGACAGATGCATGCTCGAGGATGCTCTCAACAATGTGGACAATGAGAGCAAGCCAAAGAAAGTCTTGTAAAAAAATTGCTGGAGGTGTAACAAGGGGAAACAGGACACAAGAAGAGGATAACAGACACTATGCGGTAACtatttgtttgccagtgttggACAGACATTTTGTAGAGTGATGTCTTCTGTCAGTAGCGTTTTTCTCTGAAACTAAAGCACACTGGACAAACCCTGAAGAATAGAAGCAGCAGCTACACATTaggtttggtgtttttttgCAACAAGACAGCATCAGTGCTGCTAAATTCTCCAGGCTTAACCCAAACTCTCCGTGCTCGTGTACAAATGCAGGAGATAAACCAGAGTTAGCAGAGTTCAGAGCAACAGAGACCAGCTGGTCCGTGTAGGTGGCTCTAAAGGGCCAGACACACCTCCACACGGGAACAATGCTGCACGATTGTCATGGCAACACACACAAGGGCACCTCATGAGACGCACTGTGTCACAGAGCATTTTGACCAGATTTCCTTCACACAGacctggtttttatttttcaaatgtccATTTCAGCCTGTGCATCAGGTCTGATATTTTCATCCCTAAtaatccccctctctctttaaGTGGAGTTTCAGATCAGCCGCGGCACCTTTTAATCGTAGATGCTGCGCGCTGCGGCAATGTTCGTTTTCTGAAGTGAATTTCAGCATCGTTCCATTAAAAGCCCGTTGTTTAACTGTGGCATGGGGGCGGGGATCGCGACCTTCAGCGACCTTTATTCTTCTCTACATCACTTAGATTTCACGCTCGCACTCCCATCCACCTCCTCAGACCGCCGCGTCTATCTGGCGGTTTCTCTGGCTGCCATCTGTAAAGAGGCTTTCTGACGAGGCGGAGGGGTGAGACGCATGCCGGCGCCGCGGACTCGTCGGAGGCGAGAACAGCCAGTGTGAGAAAGTGTCTGCATACAGGCCTTTTACAGTGCAACATAATCACCGGGGGCGGGGCTGGGAATGTAAGCCGACAAACTTGACCTGGATCTcacatgacattttgcagaAGTATGTTGTTCCTGAAGCTGCCGCTCTGTGATTTCACCAAAGTGGTCAGATTATACGTGATTAAGAAACCAATCCTTAAAGATTAGATCTGAGGTCGTGATTAGAGTCTTCAAAAGGCACTCTTGCTTCCACTGATTGAAGAACAACAAATATATAACCACTTATTCTCGATGGCACCGTCACATTGAATGTGAGTATGAAGTTAAGTGTGGTCCAGGCGGTACGTCAACGAGACAGGATGGGAATTTGGAAATCAACAATAATgtcaaaggagggaaaccaggcGGCAGTTagcaaagaaagacattttgtgaaaaataGGAGTAAATGTTGTATTAAAGAGCAAGTTCGAGGTGTAAATAATTTTATCTTTGAAGTCAGAATTTTTCACTTTGGATTCAGAATGTCCTCCGAACCATCAGGTCCCTGCCAAATTTATTGTTTAGCAAATTGTAAAGTAAGAGAGTGAAGgtgtctgttgtgttgtttgctgCACATAAGCATCGTTCCGGAGGCGTGTCTGGCCTTTAGGATCTGTACTTGGCTCTGCTTTCAAAGTCACACCCGCTACTGAGCAACTGCTTGTCACATCTTCACAAATTCTTTGACATTTACAACACTTGGCGTCACACTCGGTGACAGAAGAGATGCACATTTCAACACATCTGTTAGCGCCGCTTTGACAAAtgtctgggggaaaaaaaaaaaaaaaacggctgcCATGGGGAGGCGAACGTCAGTGAAGGAAAATAGATCTTGAAGAAAGAGACAGTCCTCTTGGATGTGTCCAAAAATTCACCAGGCAGTTTCTCAGACAGGGATCAAGCCCAATCCTGAACCATCCGCCGAAAAACAGCCTGAGTCCAAGAGTGGGATTAATTCTAGCCTGGGAATCTAACCCATAATATTAACTATTCGTGATGTTCTTTGCATTCCTGTAACTTTTCTCTCTAGCTTGTAATGGCACTGGTGTGAATCCAATTTCTAAAGCCACAGTGGCCCCGATGGACCAGCATGCAATGCAGCTACGAGACACAACACGGGAGCAACGGTTGCTTACAATTTTAcaggaaaaatgttttccacatccgaccaaaacacaaaagcagccaGAGCCTCACAATACTTCTACTTATGTGCATCTCCACCCACAGTTAACTCACAGCTGAGTACAACAAGTGCATGACCGCACAAAAGGAATTCTGCGATTTGTAGGCAGAACCTGACGGTGGCAGAAACAGATGAGTCAGTTTGAaggaaaacacaataaaaagagaaaattaaatcaCAGCAAAATAACTACAGGAATGCGGAGAACATCACAGAACAAATGAagggaggatttttttttccttttaacaaACAGGTCAGTaggttgattaaaaaaagaaaaaaaagaaaaggagtcTTTGTTGAaagcaagaaacaaaacaaagtgatttTCACAGAGGCAGTGCCTGCAGTGTCCCAGTGTGCCAGATCAAAATCAGCCAGCAGGGCTGATGTTCTGCAGGCTGTGGACAAAACACACCCACCTGCTTCtaaaagagacacagcagacTCCCAGCCTCATAATTATACATATAACTCGCCCACACAAAGTGTGGCTACCTGATGATGAGGGAGAGTTGCTGTAGGTGCGTCATGTCTCTATATGTGTGCGCGTTCTGCTCTTCCACGGCTGTATGTGCTAGAAAGAATACAGCATTGTATTCACAGAAACCTGGCTTCTGGTTTTCAAagaatttgtcttttcttttttatacgaaaacaaagaaaggaaaagaagacgTCATCAGAATAACAACAGTACGAATGACGACAACAAGAAACGACAGTTATTCAAAAACTGCTTCCGTCGGTTACATCTAAAAATCTGGAAACAAGCCGTACTAAAAGTCCTgattcttctttgtgtgtgtgtacttctaATATACAATCAGCTGCTTTGAAGTGGTCGGACCTGAGGTATAAATGACAACCAGATATGCAGCATGACAGAAAAAGGAACAGAAGAAATCTCTCTGCAGAGAGGAGCATGGCAATCATATACATTATGGTTCTTTCTTTCCTGGTAGACCGCGGCATCACGCGCCATCCTGAAACAACATGGCACATCATGTGGCGTCTACTAAGTGAGGTTACAGTCGTTGCTGTtcgacattttttttcttctttcatcatgtttttgaCAGTCTTTcactcagaagaaaaaaaatcaaatcaaataaaaaccaacctgaaaagcaaaagagaaatcGATTGGCTTACCTAAAGAtgcaaaaacagtaaaataaatacatatattcATAGGTATACGATATAGCTTTTTCATTTCACCTTTGTGTGGGGTGTTTTTTGGAATGCAGTGTAAAAGGTTTTGGAtagaacatttttctttttaaaagacagAAGATAAAGGAAGGTTAACTTATCCACCTGTCCCCCAATCTCCCCTCTGGGTCTCTGATTTCTTTAGgtatgagaaataaaaaaaaaacacacaaaaaaaaaaatccccctgTCAAGTTTCAACCTGGAGTTATGTTAcacctaaaaacacacaataaactgaaaaaagaaaaaagaaatctcagTGAACAAAAACACCTTGTTCTTTCTCAGATCAGGGTGGAACCAACATGACTTAGTGCCTCCAGGGTGAAACCAGACGACTGAATCCCAAAATGTTTGGACTTTTAGAGGAAGAGATGTGAGGTTTGCAGCCCTCCCATGCCATCCCAAACCAGTGCTAAGAACAGGAATAGCTGTGTAATCCCCATGGGTCTCTCTTTTTGTCAATCTGTTGCTCATTATATACTTCCATAAGGTTTTgttgttgcaaaaaaaaaaaaaaaaacatacctgaAAAGAGGTAGGGTGGCAAATATTGGTCAGTCAGACACTTGAAGcgtctccctcctcccttcacaAGGGGGAggtgaaacaaagaaaagaaaaacaaacagataataaaagaaaagaaacagcgGAGGATACTATATTTCCCAGAGTATCAGCTATCCCTTCGTCAGGCTCCCAGGTAAGGGATACATAAAAGTACGAGGCACGGAAAGGAGTCATTATTCTGAGAATGAGGTATAGCACTTGGTCTCTGCTGACCAAGCTGacatataatttatatatatatatatatgtatagatagatagatatagatatatatatatatgcctatAAATTACATCTAGTTCAGGTAGTTAAGTCTGCGCCATTTTCCGACTGACAAATATTGCTGCCCATCCCATTGGCTCGATCCTGAGACATTTACAGTACTGAAGGCTACTGTCGCACGCCCGCGtcagaaaacagctgtttttccaATGCAAGCAGCgtaaagtgaaaagaaaagtaaaaggaTAAAAACAACAGTCTGTTAAAAATGAACGGACagtgccatctttttttttttgcagatcaCTGTTGTGGTTTTGTGAGTTTAAGATATTAATCTCAGTTCTCTACATTTATAATGTGAGTATTTGTtaatacatatgtatataaataGATATATACTGCTCTCTTATGTAGATAACATAGTATGAGGTTTctttaaaaactgcagtgagACTCAGTTGCAAGGAGGAGGACTTTTTGGACAGGGGGAGCTGTTAACCACATGACTATAAACAATCAGTAGAAcccaagaaaaaaacaaatagaatgaaataaatataccGTAAATGGCATGCACCTCAGTAGATACGATCGGGCTGAAAGTGggactttatttttaaaaaattcttaGTAGTATTTTTAGAAAGCAATGACAAATTTATAGCCAAATGCCCAGCAAGGGTCAGGAATTTCCTGAAGGATAGAGAgaacatttttgtaaatgatTTAGAGATTTGTATAAATTATACACAAGAGATCGTTTGGCCCTCGAGGAATCGCCCCTTAGGGGAATCCAGCCTAAGTGCTGTTGGAGTTTATCCATGCAAACCTGTGCATTAAGTGCCAATTACTCTATTTctacacatatattttattttttattagcACAAATCCATGCTTTACATGCATTACATGAGACAGGCTAACAGGCAGATTGCCATGGTTTGCTCTGTTTCCTGGAGGGAGGGAGCACGCTGTTGAGTCGCATTCTGTCAAACCGCTATTCACAGTTGGCTAAGTGAGCAGCGCTTCTGCCTTTTTATAAGAGGCGTGTTCATGAGAAGTGCATCAATATCAACACTGGGGCTTTGATCCTGTTTTCACTATCAGATCAGTGCATTGTCCTTCGCTGGGTCCAACTCAACGCGCACAACGACCCTTTAGACACTTCAAATGCTCAGCATTGTCAAAGTGTTGGACGCATTTCATGCATGATGACCCCCGGCAATATTGTTGTTCCAGGGGGGTTTTTTCTAGAGCTTTTCCCATTGGCCACGCATACCTGCCAATCAAGCCAAGGGAGCTACAAAGCTTAAGGTGGATAACCAATAACCGCAGAGGGGAAAATTAAGATTGCATGCAACAGGTAGTAAATTTGTCTAATCCTCGATGATTTGAGCATCTCTGGCTCAGGATTAATCGAGCTGAAGTCGTCTCAACATAATATATTCAATTAGCCTGACCCCAAAATCAGCCAGAAGAGTGGTGCATGCCATTTTTTAAGagaataatcaaaaaaaaaacaaaaacaaatcaaataaataaaacataccATACATTTCAAAAGGAGTGAATCGTCATCATTTCATCTGAACAGAGAGGTACAATTCTCATGTTAAAAATCTCACAGACTGGGTGAGCACCAGGCAGTGTTAGGAGCGAAGAGCAACGTTTACcacagagcaaaaacaacatgacaacCAAAAAGCTTTTGTCATCTCCTTCTGTATTTTCCTGGTGGAAAACACCagaagagcattttttttttctttccacctgTGTCCTCTGAGGGACATTCTTTCCCCGTCTGGCAAAACGTGATGATAGTTTTTCTATCCCTGGTGCTTCAGCAACGAGGGGAGGGAAACCAACAAGACGACACTACACAAAACTGAACTTGTTCAAGCTGttgacctttttttctttctttctttttctttttttcttttttttgttttaaatttgtggAGGTaattgagaggaaaaaaaaaacagagtagtTTGGGTCCAAGCTGCAGCTTTCTGAAAGTCTTCACACACTAAAGCTTTTTTCTCCCATCTCTCTGCCCTCCTCATTGCTTCCTGCTCCGTGTCCCTCAGAGAAGAGCTACACTACATGCATAACCTCAAAcagatttctttctctcttgttttttctcttattttttttgaaaagtgctatTTTAGAAGTTTAGCGTCATGAGTTCCATCCCTAAACCCAAcgtcagtgttttctgttctttttcacGATTCGTCCACAGGTATATGGCGCTGCCATATTTGCTCACATGGCCCCTTCCTGCAGACAGAGCATCAGCTAGAGGCGTGTgttgtcctcctgtctgtctacTATAGGTCCAAGAGGAAATTACCATATTTGAAACCCACATCATCTGTCTCAGTTACCCTGAGttaaaatgaggagaaaagaaatCACCCAGAATCATGGATTGGCTTTTACATAATCAGTTCTTATAActtataatatattaaaatctGCCTTTCCCTCGCCTCTATCATCTACCCCTCCCCACTGCATATCACCCACCCACCACCCTAAGCGAACACCTATAAATGCACATTGTTGTAGTAAACTGCCTCTAAAACGGCCTTTGACATTTGAGGGAGAagaatttcttttaaaactCATCAACTAAGCTGCTTCTGCTTAGTTTGAttagaaaaggaggaaaaaaaaatcatcagaaaTGTATTGTTGTTAGCAAAGACCAACTAAAACTCATTAGCTTAGGCTAGCTAAAGCCTTGTATAGGAGCTAGATAATCAACTGGATAGCAGCAGAGTTTCACATTCTGATCCTAAAAGGCCTTCATCAGGCAAAGATCTCCATGAGGGGATGAGCTCACTTCGGTTACCATTTAGAGGGCAACCTGAAGGCGTCCCTGGCATTCCAGGATCAGCAGTGAGACACTGATGGAGGTCCATGAGGTAGCATTCCGCCTTAAAAACAGCTGATCCATTATCAGATTACCCCTCAACTTGTCCATTGGCAAAAAAGAGGGTCAAGAGCCTCCTGGATCTGGTTATGGATCAGCGTATGCAGGCGATGTGCACCCCTGACCCACTGCGAGGTTGCGACTGGGCTTCAGAGACAGACCATAATAAGTGCATGATGCAAGGGCAACAATGCCGAGGTAACCTGGTCTGTAAGCGCCAGACCCAAAGTGTAGTgcaaaagaaagcaaaacaaatcaaacaaaaaaggtAGAAGAAAAGAAGTTAATTGTAGAAGTCAGTAGTGTCCACGAAACTCACAAACATGCATCCCTGAATGacttttgtgtgtcttttctcGTTCAAAAAGGACGGGTTAATGTTGCTTTCATCCGCACAGAGATTAGCAGAATATCttaaggaggaaagaaaaggtttGCAGTTAAAGCGTCATGGCTACCTGGCAATAAGAGAATGGGTTTTGATTCAGAACCCTGGTGAGGAATATCAATGGTATGATTAAACCTTTCAGTTGGCTTCAAATGTAATAGACAGTTCACTTACCAATTTTCAGCTAGCGATCCTTGAGAGAGGGGAGCGGTAAAGGGATTAATTTGTGAGTTTTTTTAGGGAGTCAATTTTCAGCCTTCCCCTCATTTTCTCCCCAAATTGGAATTGTCCAAAGCCCAAACTGCATTTATAAGCAGCAATGGTTCAGTGTGTCAGGTTCAGAAAGAGGGCGATTGGGTTTTTGGGCTCGGGATTATCAGCATGCGTAAGTAAATTTCATCAATTGTCGTTTATCTAATGTCTTTAGCAGCATTTGTTAAGCCCCTGGATATAAAAGCTGAACAAATGCTTGTACAGCGTCGCTCAAGTGACGCTTGTTAAAAACCATCCGATTAGTTGTTTCTCTCCAGTTTAAGAATCCTCCTCATATTATCCCTGCGTTTGTGCTCACCCAGATACTGCAAAGTAAATTGGCACAAATAAAGCCCCATCCGTTTTCTAATTACTTAAGTCATTTGACTGAGGTTTACATGTGTAAGTCGTTTAGTCGATTGGTTTGAAATTGTCTTCAATCTCTTCTTTTACAATGTccttcagctctgctgctgccagcgGCGGGCCGTCATCTCGTGGGGTTGAGGTGGGCGTGTTCTCCGACTCGGTGGGAAAATCCTGGCCTCCTGCttccatcttcatcatcagcttGAGCTTCTTCTTTGGGGGGTTCTTCAGGGTTCCCATGCGCTCCTTGACCTTGTACTCCAGGGTGCTGTGTGGGATGCCGTACATGTTCTGAGCCTTGGACACACTCATCTTACCGCTCATCACTACTGCTATGGCCTCCTCCAGGATCTCGGTGTTGTACTGGCGATAACGGCCCCTCTTCTTCCTCGGCTGCTTGGAGTTTGGGTCTCCTTCCACGTCGGAGGTGGAGTACGCTGGCCCAGAAATGGAGTGCTCCAAGTCAGAGCTCCAGTAGTCAGTTGCCCCATCCAGCAGGCTTCCAAGGCTTCCTCCGCGGCGGTTCTGCTTAGGCAGGATGGCTCTCAGCTTCCGGCTCAGGGTGTTCTCCCCATGGCCACCAACCCCAACCCCCATGGTGCCATAGCCGTACAGCTCAGAGGCATGGGAGTCCCAGGAGAGATCCATGCCTCGAACTTGGGGGATCTTTAGGTCGACAGGAGGTGAGTGGCCCTGGTCTCTCTTGCCCTCATTGTGGTGGTGTTGGGACTTGGAGACCTGattgtggtggtgatggtggagggAACTCTTGATGGAGAAGGCTccgtggtggttgtggtggtgatTCTCCAGGAATGTAGGCAGGTCTTTGAGGTCGCTGAGGGCCCCGCTCAGAGCTCCACTGGCCTGTTTTAGCTTCATCAGGCTGTCAAGGTGGGCCTTGCTTCCCCAGAAAGAGGAAGCGCCTTTCTGGCCAAGCAAGGAAAGGGACTGCCCATGACTGAGCAAGCCAGCTGACTCTAGATTAGCCAATGAGAGAGCAGCGGGCTGGCTCAGGAGGCGGTGCTTCTGGCTGAGGAGCTCTTCCTTGATTCGCAGCGAGCGGGCCAGTGGGGGCTTGAAGGAGTTGGAGCTGACGTAGTTCTCCCTCAGTCTGTCCTGCAAGCTTCTCTGCAGCAGGCCAtcctcctcatccacctctggcAGGGCATGTTCCACTCTGAGGGAACGGCTGGAcggagaaaaaaatacaaaacagaggACGAATTAAGATCAGTGACATATTACTGATTCGAGATGCCAGGGTTTGATACATTCTGCATACCGTGATTTGATAGTCTGtatgtgttcatttatttattaatatcaTTTGACCTTTCAACCATCTTGCATATGGCAGGAAAAGGGATCTTTGCCAAATCATTATTTAGAGTGTCACTTCACTCAAATCACAAACAACataacaaaaccacaaatgaatTACATTTCAGAAATTCAAAAGCACGGTCTTTTGCCAGAAAGAATATTTTGAGATAAaccacagacctcactgtcaACAGCTTTCATTGTCCATTCATTACTGTTTTTTGATCCTCAATGAAATCTTTTAAAAGAATAAGGTCTGTGGATTGTCCAGAGAAACTGAGGCACTGGGAATGGTGGTTAGAATGAGGAATGAGGAAAATCCAGTATTTAATAACAAGTAAAGCTATAAATGCCCACACAGAcctgccaagaaaaaaaaaaacaaacataaatcaaaCCCAAGAAATATCTTGGGCATCACTGTCTCTTTTTATGCAAGCAGAGCATTAGTGTGCTCAAAGTTGGGCCAttctgctttttgcttttggaCCTTTTTGCACTTTCTCTTTATGCACAGCTCTTGTTGtagtttcctgtctttttttctgtctttcgcCATGTGCTTTCTGAGTACGTGTTTGTTATTACATGCGACCTGTAGCTCCTCTATTTCGTAAACCATGTcaactttctgttttttcagtGCATCGTCACAAGACTGTTATAGTATTGCTATGATTCTGAGATGTTGGGGCAAGAAAGACACAACGACAGTAAGTATAGAGTTAAAGGGAGAGGCTTGTAAAGAAGGACACAACATGAGAAGCACTGATCATGGTTTTAAATCCACCTATACCAGCTGTTTAGGCCAGACCACACAAGGATTATTGTCAAAAGATAACATACTCTGACCTACACTGAATTTAAGGTGACTATTCATGGAAACATTTCATTATACAACAAATTCAACTTTCTacgatgaaaaagaaagaaattgtaCATTCCTGTTGCTAGGCAATAGTAATGTGTGACATGTGACTGTTGAGCTCTACTTGCAGTTTGTTCCTTAGCACGTCAAAACATGTTAAGAGTTAATTAGAATGTTTAAAAAGCTAGCTGTTAAACTGTTCACCCAGTAGTTCCCGACGTGTGGGTCAGGACGAGATAACGAGataggaaagaagaagaagaagaaaaaaaaacaaccactgcACAAAATTTTAACAAAGGGCTGTGAGAAAACATTGCTTCACTTTAAAAGCTCACAAGCCAAAAAATCTGGGAAGCCTGTATTAACCTGTCCCATGGTA is a window of Toxotes jaculatrix isolate fToxJac2 chromosome 4, fToxJac2.pri, whole genome shotgun sequence DNA encoding:
- the lcor gene encoding ligand-dependent corepressor, which encodes MASLCKRQQCTIERRGFRQELDSWRHKLIHCVGFESILEGLFGPGLVKDITFFQDCEPEEVSDWSFDENCLFCCLRREKVKDRSLENGGGSQVLSECEDFKQEQSRISRLERQAQDFLNAVFHRKELPSFSDPHIPLVAREIMQRMIRQFAAEYTSKTTQDDLPLPNGTMKDQSLPRAASLAPAPCSPPRPPPALNSPPSSASSSPSPTPGPGLSPITSNAAAAAASASTCTQSSNGTGAGNNGGGGDTAAASAQNPVLSKLLMADQDGPLDLTVKRSQVDTEPSQQDGVLDLSTKKNHSADSLKTFSGFSPVPEVKGRSLRVEHALPEVDEEDGLLQRSLQDRLRENYVSSNSFKPPLARSLRIKEELLSQKHRLLSQPAALSLANLESAGLLSHGQSLSLLGQKGASSFWGSKAHLDSLMKLKQASGALSGALSDLKDLPTFLENHHHNHHGAFSIKSSLHHHHHNQVSKSQHHHNEGKRDQGHSPPVDLKIPQVRGMDLSWDSHASELYGYGTMGVGVGGHGENTLSRKLRAILPKQNRRGGSLGSLLDGATDYWSSDLEHSISGPAYSTSDVEGDPNSKQPRKKRGRYRQYNTEILEEAIAVVMSGKMSVSKAQNMYGIPHSTLEYKVKERMGTLKNPPKKKLKLMMKMEAGGQDFPTESENTPTSTPRDDGPPLAAAELKDIVKEEIEDNFKPID